The window AACACGGTCCAGGCTGCGCGCGAGGCTGCAACCGAAAAGCTGCTCTATCTCGGATCGTCATGCATCTACCCGAGGGAAGCGGAGCAGCCGATTTCGGAAGAGAGTTTGCTTTCAGGGCCGCTCGAACCGACCAACCAATGGTATGCGCTGGCAAAGATCGCCGGGGTTAAACTGTGCCAGGGCTATCGCCGCGAATACGGCTGCGATTTCATCAATGCGATGCCCACCAACCTTTACGGCCCCGGCGACAATTACGATCCGCAGACGAGCCATGTTCTGCCCGCCCTGATAGGGAAGGCCCACAAGGCCAAGACTTCGGAAGCAGATTTCCTCGAAGTTCTGGGGTCAGGCAAACCGAAACGCGAATTCCTGCACGTAGACGATTTGGCCGATGCCTGCGTCTACCTGCTCAGGCATTATTCCGGGGCGGAGCCGGTCAATATCGGGTCGGGACACGAACTTTCGATTGCTGAACTGGCAAATCTCGTCTGCACCATCGTGGGCTTCCGCGGGCAATTGCGCTTCGATCCGACCATGCCGGATGGCACGCCTCGAAAGCGGCTCGACACGTCGCGGCTGGACGAACTCGGCTGGACGGCGTCCATTCCTCTCGATCGCGGGATTGCCGACACATACGCCGGCGTGAAAAGCGAACTGTGACGTCTACCTGTTGCCACCGATGGCAGTCTGGTAGACTGCCCTGACAGCTTTTAGTTTCAACAGATTGAACACCCCCGCCACTGCCAACAAGGCAAGCGCTGCGCCATGAATTCCGCCCCACATCGAGGCAGGGATCAATGCAGCCATGAGGGCCACTGCAAATCCCACATTCAGCAGCGAATAGGCATTGGCTGCACCTGCACTATTGAGGACGGTCGAAAGGAAGTCGCCGACGAACCGTACGATAGTAGCAACGATAATCGTCGCGCCGAATACCGGCGCCCAAGGGAAATTTGCCTGGGGGAAGTATGAATGGACCAGGAAGATAAAAGCATAGATACCAGCGCCAAGGACGGCCCCCGAGAGCATCACGATTACTGCCAGCTGCCGGATCTGGTTCTTCCAGCCAACGACGTCTTCCCGATGAAGCTGGATAAGTTTCGGTAATGACGGAGTGATGATCGCCGCTTGGACAAGGGTTTGGGCAACATTGGCGAAGCTCCAGAAGAACACGAATATCCCCAACTGGCGCTCGTCCACTGTGCCCGAGAGGATGAACCGGTCTCCGAAGGCGATCAGGACCAGTGCGAGGTCACTCGGCCAGATGCGCAGGCCGTCCTTGATGGTCGCGCGCGACCAGCCATCTCCCTTGGAGCCGGAGCTTTGCAGACGGCTGCCAAGTACTGCCCAGACGATTACGATGTTAGCGACCTGCCCGGCAATCCAGCAGGCGAGAATGGTTTGCAGGTTGGCATATTCGGGCGAGAATCCGGCAAGACCGACAGCGACCGGAATCCAGAACGCGCTCCGCATCGCGAGACTGAAGTTTGCCAGCACATTGAAGCGCAGCGCGGTCAGCGCGATGTAAATGTCCATTCCCAGCGCCTCGCCCCACAGGATCGCGGCGATCAACAGGACGAGGACAAGAGGCATCCCTGCCTCTGAAATCGCAAACGGCAGCCCTGCGATGCTTGCCAAAAGCAGGACGGCCAGAGTGAAGCCGATACGGCTGCGGATGATCGCAACCTGCCGTTCTTCCTCGGAACCCACGATCGCGCGGGCCATGTGGAAGTTCAGTCCGAAGCCGAACAGCGCAGGTGCCAGTGCCCCGAGCCCGAGCACGAGCCCGAACTGTCCCATCGCTTCAAGACCGAGATTGGCCGTGATGAAGATCGTCAGCGCGAAGCGCAGTGCGATCGCCGTCAGGCGAATGCTCGCAATACTTCCGCCCACTCGCCACATTACAACCGCGTTCCTTGATCGAAGCCCCCTGTCCGCCTAGAGGTCCGCCACGATTTCGCAAGCATTCACCAAGAGTTTTCCAAGTGATCTATCTCAATGCCCGTTTCACCGGGCAAGGCATGACCGGTGTGCAGCGCGTCGCCTACGAACTGGGGCGCAGAGTACTGGAACGCCGACCGGCCATGCGCGCTCTCGCTCCGGTCGAGCCGCTTTCCGATTATGCCTTGCCCGTCGAAGTGATCCCCTCGCCGCTTCCCGCAGCGGGCGGGCATTTCTGGGAACAGCTCATCTTGCGCGGACAGGTCGGCACTGACGATCTGCTGCTCAATCTCTGCAGCACCGCGCCTGTCGGGGTGAAGCGCCAGATCGTCATGATGCACGACGTCAATTACCAGCTCGGGCCCAAAGGGTATTCGCGCAAATTTCGCTATTGGTACACCGCGCTGCAAGGGCAATTGGTCAAGCGCGCCACTATCTGCACCGTATCGCACTGGTCCGCCAAGGAGATCGCCAAGGCCTTCGATATCCCGGTCGACAGCATCACGGTTATTCCGAACGCTGCCGGTCACCTCGACGATGTAGAGGCCGATCCTGGGACCTGCGCGCGATACGGCATCGATGGGCGTCCCTATGTCTTGTGTGTAGGGAGCGCCAATCCCAACAAGAATTTCGGCACCGCCCTGGCAGCCTACGCCGGCCTGGAAAACCCGCCCTTCGACCTCGTCATCGTCGGCGGCAGCAATCCGAAGATATTTCAGGCCGAAATGTCGATGGTGAGCAATCCCAATGTGCATCGCCTCCCGCGGATAAGCGATGCCGAACTCAAGGCGGTCTTCCTGGGAGCGAGCGCCTTCGTGATGCCGTCACTTCTCGAAGGTTTCGGCATTCCGGCAATCGAAGCCATGCATCTCGGCGTGCCCGTCATCGCAGCGCGAGCGTCTGCCCTCCCCGAAGTTTGCGCAGATGCAGCGCTCTACTTTGATCCGCAGGATGCGTCCGAACTCGCGCAGGCGATGAACGCGCTCACTTCCGACGCGAACCTGCACGCGGACCTGGTGGAGCGCGGATATCGCAACGTGGCTAGATACGACTGGGATAGTTCCGCAGATCAACTGGACCAATTGATCGAGCGTACCTACGGCAATTCACAATAACTGCAGGTAGGCTCGCATCGTACGTTCAGCCTGCCGTCTTATTTAATTGGCTCGACCTGACGAGCACTGCCGTGCCCGGCATGAAGATCTGGAGTAAATGAATTGTCCCCCGACTACGATGGCAAGGTAGCGATCGTCCATGACTGGTTCCCGGTCATATCTGGCGCCGAGCGCGTCGTGGAGCAATTCAACCTGCTTTACCCGCAGGCGGACATCTTCAGCCTGTTCGATTTCCTCACCGACGCCCAACGGACCGAGATTCTCGGCGACAAAACTATCCATGCGAGCAGCCTCAACCGGCTGCCTGGGGTCAGCAAATATTACCGCAGCCTCATCCTGCCTTGCACTCAGGCGATCGAGCGGTTCGACCTGTCCTCCTACGATCTCGTGGTTTCGTCCAGTGCGGCACTGGCGAAGGGAGTCATAACCGGCCCGAACCAGCTTCACGTGGCCTATGTCCACAGCCCGGCCCGCTATGCCTGGGACCTAACCCACGAGTATATCGACAACATCTCGGGCACCTTCGGCGGCGTGAAGCGCGCGATCGCGCATTCGATGATGCACCGGTTCCGCAAATGGGATGCGCGCACGCCCAATCTCGTCGACCAGTTCGTTGCCAACTCCGATTTCATTCGCCGCCGGATCTGGAAAATCTACCGGCGCGAAGCCGAAGTCGTTTATCCGCCCGTCAATGTCGCGGACTTCGTGCCTAGCGAAGAGCCGAAGGAAGACTTCTTCCTCTTTGCCTCGCGCCTCGTCCCCTACAAGCGCGCCCCGATGGTGGTCGAAGCCTTCAATCGCCGCCCCGATCTGAAACTCGTCGTGGTTGGCGGCGGCCCCGAGCTCGACCGCGTGCGCGCCTTGGCCGGACCCAATGTCGAAGTCCGCGGGCACGTCTCTTTCGCCGAGCTGCAGCGGCTGATGCAGAAAGCGCGCGCGTTTGTCTTCGCCGCCCTGGAAGATTTCGGCATCGCGCCGGTCGAGGCACAGGCCTGCGGGACACCGGTGATCGCGCTTGGCAAGGGTGGCACAGCCGAGACTGTCGTTCCGCTGGGTTCGCCCGGCGCCAGCGGCGTGCTGTACGAGGACCAGACGCTGGAATCGCTGCTGGCTGCCATCGACACCTTCGTGGCGGATGGCTCTTCGATATCGGCAGAGGATTGCCGCGCGAATGCGGAACGCTTCTCGATCGAGGCATTCCGGCAGAACTTCAAGAACACCGTATCGCGCGCCTTTGCCGATCACGGCTAGGCCTAGGCGCTTCTCATTATTTCGTTTTCCTACAGCCACTTCGTCTGATTATTGGCTCAGCTCCCTGCAAAAGGAGCAGCCAAATGGACAGATTCGAAGACTTTCGCGACAGCGTCGGGCACCCGTCGCGCTCGCCTTTCCCTATCGCGCCCAGCGACGACGACGCATTGCCGGTCGTTCCGAAGGGCATCTATGTCGGGACCGGCGGGGATGTCACCCTTAGGGGGCTCGATGGTGACCAGGATGTCACCTACCGGAACCTCCCCGACGCGAGCTATATTGCAGTCAGGGCAACCTTCGTCCGCGCGACCGGGACCACCGCAACCGATCTGATTGCGGAGGCCTGACCATCAGGACAAGTGGAGCAATTGGCGGGGCCAATCCCGCCTCACTCTCGCGGCTGGGCACCCCTACCGGCCTGCATTCCGAACCCATGCGCCTGCCTGGGGAATGGCTGGCCGGATGGCAGGTCGCGCAATGGCAACCCGCTGGTTCGATCGCTTTCGGCAGCGCGCATAATGTCGCCGCGATCGACGAAACCGCTGCGGAGATATTCGACCGCTTCAGCGATGCGCGCGCTTCGCCGGGCACTGTACTGCACGTCTCTCCCAGCGGGAACGACAGCTCGGGAACGGGACAGAAGGCTGCGCCCTTCCGATCGATCAACAAGGCAATCCGGACTACCAACGAGGCCGGATTGCCGGCAAAGATCATGATCGAGGCCGGTGCCTATTCGCGCGGGGCATGCCCGGGCTTCGCCAGCACCTCGCCCACTGTCGATATCGCCTTTATCGCGCACGGCGGACGGGTCGTCACAGGCAGCTGGGACGAGACGGGCAACGCTCCTGTCGATGCGCAATACGCAAACACGCACGTGGTCTCGACAAGCAGCGTCGATCGCGTGCTGGACCGGTCGCGCCTAGACCGGGACGGCTTTCACCCGGAATACATCCGCGTCGCGAGTGCAGCGATCTGCAATCGCATTCCCGGAAGCTGGGCCTATCAGGACGGCAAGGCCGATATCTATCGTCACGACGGCGCGCCGGTCACGACCGCCAATACATATTTCCTTCGACCGAGCACGGCGGTCTGGTCCTTCGCATCACCGGTCAGCATCTATCTCGGGGGAAATGACGCCCTATCCGGGTTCGATGCCATCCGCGGGAATACGGGCGCTGCCCTCGCCTACGAGATAAGCGGATTGCCAGCGGGAATGAAGGCGCTGGTCGTCGAGGGCTGCACGTTCCGCTACAATGGTGGTGCATGGTCGGTTCCCTCCGGCGGCGGCGGGGTTCGCGTGAAGAACCCTTTATGGGCTGGCGCTGTTTTCGGATTGCGACACCAGCAACAACACGCGCGATGGCTTCTCGGCCGGAAACGCCCTCGCCGGTGCGGCGACCCACATGGTCACAGTAAACTGCCGGGCAATCCGCAACGGAGACCGCGTCTCGGGCTACAACACCTCGCAGTCCGACAATGCCTACACGCTGCATGACGACAGCATCGGTCTCGATCTCGCAGGGCAATTCCGCGAGACGAGCGGCGGCGGCGTGAGGAACGTCGGGACCTCAATGGGCCTCATGATCGGGACGCATATTTCGGACGATCGCGGCGATAGGATGGT of the Qipengyuania gaetbuli genome contains:
- a CDS encoding GDP-L-fucose synthase family protein; protein product: MNSLPYPLEGKRVYVSGHLGMVGSAIVRRLEGENCEVVVADRSVDLREQAQVRDFFYESRPEVVIVAAGKVGGILANSAYPAQFLYDNLMIAANTVQAAREAATEKLLYLGSSCIYPREAEQPISEESLLSGPLEPTNQWYALAKIAGVKLCQGYRREYGCDFINAMPTNLYGPGDNYDPQTSHVLPALIGKAHKAKTSEADFLEVLGSGKPKREFLHVDDLADACVYLLRHYSGAEPVNIGSGHELSIAELANLVCTIVGFRGQLRFDPTMPDGTPRKRLDTSRLDELGWTASIPLDRGIADTYAGVKSEL
- a CDS encoding lipopolysaccharide biosynthesis protein — protein: MWRVGGSIASIRLTAIALRFALTIFITANLGLEAMGQFGLVLGLGALAPALFGFGLNFHMARAIVGSEEERQVAIIRSRIGFTLAVLLLASIAGLPFAISEAGMPLVLVLLIAAILWGEALGMDIYIALTALRFNVLANFSLAMRSAFWIPVAVGLAGFSPEYANLQTILACWIAGQVANIVIVWAVLGSRLQSSGSKGDGWSRATIKDGLRIWPSDLALVLIAFGDRFILSGTVDERQLGIFVFFWSFANVAQTLVQAAIITPSLPKLIQLHREDVVGWKNQIRQLAVIVMLSGAVLGAGIYAFIFLVHSYFPQANFPWAPVFGATIIVATIVRFVGDFLSTVLNSAGAANAYSLLNVGFAVALMAALIPASMWGGIHGAALALLAVAGVFNLLKLKAVRAVYQTAIGGNR
- a CDS encoding glycosyltransferase family 4 protein, which translates into the protein MIEAPCPPRGPPRFRKHSPRVFQVIYLNARFTGQGMTGVQRVAYELGRRVLERRPAMRALAPVEPLSDYALPVEVIPSPLPAAGGHFWEQLILRGQVGTDDLLLNLCSTAPVGVKRQIVMMHDVNYQLGPKGYSRKFRYWYTALQGQLVKRATICTVSHWSAKEIAKAFDIPVDSITVIPNAAGHLDDVEADPGTCARYGIDGRPYVLCVGSANPNKNFGTALAAYAGLENPPFDLVIVGGSNPKIFQAEMSMVSNPNVHRLPRISDAELKAVFLGASAFVMPSLLEGFGIPAIEAMHLGVPVIAARASALPEVCADAALYFDPQDASELAQAMNALTSDANLHADLVERGYRNVARYDWDSSADQLDQLIERTYGNSQ
- a CDS encoding glycosyltransferase, which translates into the protein MSPDYDGKVAIVHDWFPVISGAERVVEQFNLLYPQADIFSLFDFLTDAQRTEILGDKTIHASSLNRLPGVSKYYRSLILPCTQAIERFDLSSYDLVVSSSAALAKGVITGPNQLHVAYVHSPARYAWDLTHEYIDNISGTFGGVKRAIAHSMMHRFRKWDARTPNLVDQFVANSDFIRRRIWKIYRREAEVVYPPVNVADFVPSEEPKEDFFLFASRLVPYKRAPMVVEAFNRRPDLKLVVVGGGPELDRVRALAGPNVEVRGHVSFAELQRLMQKARAFVFAALEDFGIAPVEAQACGTPVIALGKGGTAETVVPLGSPGASGVLYEDQTLESLLAAIDTFVADGSSISAEDCRANAERFSIEAFRQNFKNTVSRAFADHG
- a CDS encoding spike base protein, RCAP_Rcc01079 family — its product is MDRFEDFRDSVGHPSRSPFPIAPSDDDALPVVPKGIYVGTGGDVTLRGLDGDQDVTYRNLPDASYIAVRATFVRATGTTATDLIAEA